A region of Vigna radiata var. radiata cultivar VC1973A chromosome 10, Vradiata_ver6, whole genome shotgun sequence DNA encodes the following proteins:
- the LOC106776111 gene encoding protein QUIRKY produces the protein MGTVRKLIVEVVDAHHLIPKDGHGSSSPYVVVDFYGQRRKTRTAVRDLNPVWNETLSFNVDTHSQSHIFSDMLELDVYHDKNYGATRRNNSLGRIRLSSSQFVNKGEEALVYYELEKKHLLSMIQGEIGLKIYYINEEVVPPTPQKEEAPPKKKTETENVEKVQEPPPTAEGEKPKEEENAEAEPPRDPIMSEKLVERETEAEHKPEQSESGDQVVPLPADLNLDVKAASVSRSNSEIRFGGTNGPPPPAMRRSASAGSFAASEASSESSLLMEKSSFDLVEKMHYLFVQVVKARYLPTNGNPVAKIVVSGQQHVTSRPARKTTVFEWNQTFAFARNAPDSTSSVLEVSVWDPAATQPLLGGVCFDVNEIPVRDPPDSPLAPQWYRIEGGGALNGDLMIATWMGTQADESFPDAWKSDTFANVNSRAKVYQSPKLWYLRATLLEAQDLLSLPFNSSKEACFQVKAKLGFQVLKSKTVLTQNGNVSWNGEDFIFVVAEPVSDHLVFTLENRQPDGPVTMGVLRIPLHAIERRVDDRMVQSRWFTFDNPNEKEQNKPRVHLRLCFDGGYHVMDEAAHVCSDYRPTARQLWKPPVGTCELGIIGCKNLLPMKTVKGKTTTNPYCVAKYGNKWVRTRTVSESTEPKWNEQYTWKVYDPSSVLTIGVFDSWTMPLIIDNDNDKISDQNPGEPDFRIGKVRVRISTLQTGKVYRNSYPLLVLTPNAGLKKMGEIEIAIRFVLTTQRLDLLHVYLQPMLPLMHHVKPLGVVQQEALRSTAVRMVAEHLARAEPPLRKEVVFYMLDADSHHFSMRKVRANWYRIINVVAGVIDIVRWVEDTRGWRNPTATVLVHALLVMLVWFPDLIIPSFCFYVFVVGAWNYRFRERDPLPHFDPKISLAEVVEREELDEEFDAAPSGRASEVVRVRYERLRTLGARVQTVLGDLATQGERLQAVVTWRDPRATGMFLFMCLVVAMVLYLVPSKMVAMACGFYYLRHPVFRDRLPSPAVNFFKRLPSMSDRIM, from the coding sequence ATGGGCACTGTTAGAAAACTTATCGTGGAGGTTGTGGACGCTCACCATCTTATCCCGAAGGACGGCCACGGCAGCTCCAGTCCCTATGTGGTCGTCGACTTTTACGGCCAACGGAGGAAGACCAGGACCGCGGTTCGCGACTTGAACCCGGTCTGGAACGAAACGCTGTCCTTCAACGTGGACACGCACTCTCAGTCTCACATCTTCAGTGACATGCTCGAACTTGACGTTTACCACGACAAGAATTATGGCGCCACACGCCGGAACAATTCCCTCGGCAGAATCCGCCTCAGTTCCTCGCAGTTCGTCAACAAAGGCGAAGAGGCTTTGGTTTACTACGAGTTGGAGAAGAAGCACTTGCTGAGCATGATCCAAGGTGAAATAGGCTTGAAAATCTACTACATCAACGAAGAGGTAGTTCCTCCTACGCCGCAGAAAGAGGAGGCACCGCCAAAGAAGAAAACCGAAACGGAGAATGTGGAGAAAGTGCAAGAACCACCCCCAACGGCTGAAGGTGAGAAAcctaaagaagaagaaaatgcagAAGCTGAACCTCCTAGAGATCCAATCATGTCGGAAAAACTAGTTGAACGAGAAACAGAAGCAGAGCACAAACCTGAACAGTCAGAAAGTGGAGACCAGGTGGTTCCGTTACCAGCCGACCTGAATTTGGACGTTAAGGCAGCGTCTGTGTCGAGGTCGAATTCGGAAATAAGGTTCGGCGGAACCAACGGTCCTCCTCCTCCGGCGATGAGGAGGTCTGCATCAGCTGGGAGTTTCGCAGCGTCAGAGGCGTCGAGTGAAAGCAGCTTGTTGATGGAAAAATCCTCGTTTGATCTGGTCGAGAAGATGCACTACCTCTTCGTGCAAGTGGTGAAAGCGCGGTACCTTCCCACCAACGGTAACCCTGTCGCTAAGATCGTTGTTTCCGGGCAGCAACACGTGACTTCCAGGCCCGCTCGCAAGACCACAGTCTTTGAATGGAACCAGACGTTCGCCTTCGCACGCAACGCACCTGATTCCACCTCTTCGGTGCTGGAAGTTTCCGTGTGGGACCCAGCCGCGACTCAACCCTTACTAGGAGGAGTGTGTTTCGACGTCAACGAGATTCCCGTGCGGGACCCACCGGACAGCCCTCTGGCACCTCAGTGGTACAGGATTGAAGGCGGTGGCGCCCTCAATGGCGACCTTATGATTGCCACGTGGATGGGAACGCAGGCTGACGAGTCCTTCCCCGACGCGTGGAAGAGCGACACCTTCGCAAATGTCAACTCCAGAGCCAAAGTTTATCAGTCGCCCAAACTGTGGTACCTCCGCGCAACTCTTCTCGAGGCTCAGGACCTTCTTTCGCTGCCCTTCAACTCTTCCAAGGAAGCCTGTTTTCAAGTGAAGGCCAAACTCGGATTCCAGGTGCTGAAATCCAAAACCGTGCTCACTCAAAACGGCAACGTTTCATGGAACGGCGAGGATTTCATATTCGTTGTGGCAGAGCCAGTAAGCGACCACCTCGTTTTCACTCTAGAAAATCGCCAACCAGACGGGCCGGTGACAATGGGGGTACTCAGAATACCTTTGCACGCCATAGAGAGGAGGGTGGATGACAGGATGGTCCAATCGCGGTGGTTCACGTTCGACAATCCCAACGAGAAGGAGCAGAACAAGCCCAGGGTACACCTGCGCTTGTGCTTCGACGGAGGGTATCACGTGATGGACGAGGCAGCGCACGTCTGCAGCGACTACCGCCCCACGGCAAGGCAGCTCTGGAAGCCTCCGGTTGGTACGTGCGAGCTCGGCATCATCGGTTGCAAGAACTTGTTACCCATGAAGACGGTAAAGGGTAAAACCACAACCAACCCGTACTGCGTGGCCAAGTACGGCAACAAATGGGTTCGTACGCGAACCGTTTCGGAAAGCACAGAACCCAAGTGGAACGAACAATACACGTGGAAGGTTTACGATCCTTCATCTGTTTTAACCATCGGAGTATTCGATAGCTGGACAATGCCATTGATAATTGATAACGACAATGATAAGATCAGTGATCAAAACCCTGGCGAACCTGATTTCCGCATTGGAAAAGTACGAGTTCGTATTTCTACGCTGCAAACTGGGAAAGTGTATAGAAATTCTTACCCGTTGCTGGTGCTAACTCCCAACgcgggtttgaaaaaaatgggTGAAATCGAGATAGCGATCAGATTCGTTCTAACCACTCAACGCTTGGATCTCCTCCATGTCTACCTGCAGCCGATGCTACCATTGATGCACCATGTAAAACCGTTGGGGGTAGTGCAGCAGGAGGCGCTGCGGAGCACAGCAGTGAGGATGGTGGCGGAACACTTGGCGAGGGCGGAGCCTCCTCTGAGGAAGGAAGTGGTGTTTTACATGCTGGACGCGGATTCGCACCACTTCAGCATGAGGAAAGTGCGCGCGAACTGGTACAGGATAATAAACGTGGTGGCGGGGGTGATCGACATCGTGCGGTGGGTAGAGGACACGCGGGGATGGAGGAATCCAACGGCCACGGTTTTGGTGCACGCACTGCTGGTGATGCTGGTGTGGTTCCCTGACCTCATTATTCCGAGCTTCTGTTTCTACGTGTTTGTGGTGGGCGCGTGGAACTACAGGTTCCGGGAGCGTGACCCGCTTCCGCATTTTGACCCAAAGATTTCGCTGGCGGAGGTGGTGGAGAGAGAGGAGCTGGACGAGGAGTTTGACGCCGCGCCGAGTGGGAGGGCGAGTGAGGTGGTGCGCGTGAGGTATGAGAGGCTGCGGACGCTAGGAGCGCGCGTGCAGACGGTCCTGGGGGATCTGGCGACGCAGGGGGAGCGGTTGCAGGCGGTGGTGACGTGGCGCGACCCACGTGCGACGGGGATGTTTTTGTTCATGTGCTTGGTGGTGGCAATGGTGCTTTATTTGGTGCCGTCGAAGATGGTTGCCATGGCTTGCGGGTTTTACTATCTCCGACACCCTGTCTTCCGTGACCGCCTTCCCTCGCCAGCGGTTAACTTCTTCAAAAGACTTCCCTCCATGTCGGATCGGATTATGTAG